The genomic DNA GCGTTGTCGAATGGCGTTACCAGATACTTGCCGAAGCCATCACCAGGCCGGCGAGGATCAGCAACGCTGAAGGTCCCTTGCCCGGGCGACTTGACACCGATTACCGCGCCGCTGGTTTCGTCCCATTTGCGGACGCCGTACTGCTGGTATTGCAGGGCGCCGGCTTTGGCGCGTGGATCGGCAACAGAGAACGCTCCGTTTGTTGGGCTGCTCCGACCAGCAACGGTGCCGGCGGTGTCTTGCCATTCATGCACGCCGAGGTATCCGGCGCGATACTCAGGAACGATCACCAAGTCACGCAGGTAACCGTCCTCTATCGCCAAGTCGTTCAGGCTGCGCCAGTCCTTGCCGGCGGTGACCAGGGCGAGACGAACCCACGTTTTCCACTGGAGTGCTGGAACCCGGTGCATCGGGCCGGCGGCTTCGATATTGCCGGCGAGCGGCATACGTCCGAGGATCGAGCCGACAGACTGGAGCGTTTTCTTTTCCGGCTCGTACAGGAACGGCGGCACCTTCTCGATGTGGCGGGCCACCAGCAAGAAGCGCTTGCGGCTCTGAGCCAGGCCGCCGATGACGCCGCAATCGTGCGTGGTTTCGGCGACTGCGTATCCGTAGTGGTTCAGCAGCTTGTTGATCTGGTCCAGCAGGTGGCGGCCACGGGTGGCTAGGCGGGGCACGTTTTCGAAGACGATCAGCGATACCGGGTCGTCCTTCCACGCCTCACACATCAGCCAGATGCAGCGCAACGTTAGCTCGTTCAGAGCCTGGTACTTCGGCGTCAGGCTCATTGTTTCGGACAGCAAGCCCGAGGCGCCTTTGCAAGGGCTGGAAATGAACACAGCGTCCGGACGTTCGTTGCTGGCAGCGCGGCGCAGGTCGTCGGCGCTCGCCTCAGTCCAGCCGGAAGGCGGCTCTTTACCGTGGAAGCGGGTGTACTGGTCGCGGGTGAACAGATCCATCAGTGTTCCGGGAACACCGGAAAGACGGTGAAAGTCGCGCAGGCCGGCTGGGTCCACGTCGACGCCGCCGATGCATTGCCATTCGGCTTGGATATGCCCAACGATGGGCTTGGCCCGGTTGAAACCCTTAGCGCCGCCGCCGAGACCGCAGCACATGTGGAAGTGTTTGAGAACGCGCTTAAGCATTGGCGTTCTCCTCGACAATGACCGCTTGCGCTTGGCTCTCACTGGCTTCTATGTAGCTGCGCAGAACGTCTAGATCATTCGGCTGCGCCGTAGGGGTCTTATACCCCACAACAGGCTGCGCGGGCGGGCGTTTCTGAGCGTTTAGCGTTGCATCAGCGAGCGCTGCCCCGCGCAGCTTTTCGTGGGGTATAAGTGCTTCGGCAGTGGCGCTGGACGAAGCAATAATGCCTGCTGCTGCGCAGCAGAGACTGTTTTTTACAGGCGTGTCGATCCCACTGTCGTCGCGAAGCAAAGCGGCCTGCACCTGCGTGTTGTCCTGTGAGTGCGTCATGCCGCTTTCCTCCGATGTTCGATAGCAAGTTGATCCATCAGGCGCTGGTGGTAAGTGTTGCGCGCCTCTGCGGCAGACCACGGACGGATGGTTTCAACCATGGGTTCGATGCCGACCAAGCAATCCCAGATAGCCGGATCGGTTGGCATGAGGTCGCGACGTTCGGTGGCCAGCGCTATCAGGTCGGCCTGATGGATGCAGGTAGGGAGTTCTGGGGCGATGTCGAACCGGTCGCAAACGCGCCACCAAATGCAGTCCTCGAAGTGTTGGTAGGCGCTAATCCACTGCTTGAGTGGCCGTGTCATATCGCCCAAGTACGCCTCGGGAGCGTCATGGAGCAAGGCCACAAGTTTGTGTTCTTCTGGCACCAGGTCAGCGACGATGCAGCTGTGCTGAGCCACGCTGTAGAACTCGCGGGTGTGGCCGTTGAAGCGGCACAA from Pseudomonas baetica includes the following:
- a CDS encoding DNA cytosine methyltransferase encodes the protein MLKRVLKHFHMCCGLGGGAKGFNRAKPIVGHIQAEWQCIGGVDVDPAGLRDFHRLSGVPGTLMDLFTRDQYTRFHGKEPPSGWTEASADDLRRAASNERPDAVFISSPCKGASGLLSETMSLTPKYQALNELTLRCIWLMCEAWKDDPVSLIVFENVPRLATRGRHLLDQINKLLNHYGYAVAETTHDCGVIGGLAQSRKRFLLVARHIEKVPPFLYEPEKKTLQSVGSILGRMPLAGNIEAAGPMHRVPALQWKTWVRLALVTAGKDWRSLNDLAIEDGYLRDLVIVPEYRAGYLGVHEWQDTAGTVAGRSSPTNGAFSVADPRAKAGALQYQQYGVRKWDETSGAVIGVKSPGQGTFSVADPRRPGDGFGKYLVTPFDNAAGTVIAGSTTGQGAFAVQDPRYHNWHPGASSRKLGVCPWDKTAGTVTGSQQVASGALSIADPRPGMKRVKGDAYLTGGHYGVVGWKEQCGAVSASAKQDNGRWSVADPRMPEANDRLTCVIESLDGTWHRPFTTLELAALQSLVEPEEQFELDGLSDQAWRERIGNAVPPAAAEAIAHVMGTTLLLAAAGETFMLNSMPIWVRPVAVGLSVAQQEAQA
- a CDS encoding phosphohydrolase — translated: MSWILTHTGKRFDLLEPDAEMIDPRDIAHSLAHLCRFNGHTREFYSVAQHSCIVADLVPEEHKLVALLHDAPEAYLGDMTRPLKQWISAYQHFEDCIWWRVCDRFDIAPELPTCIHQADLIALATERRDLMPTDPAIWDCLVGIEPMVETIRPWSAAEARNTYHQRLMDQLAIEHRRKAA